The DNA sequence CGATCTGAGCCAATCTGCGCTTTCAATGCTGCGATGGTCTCTTCCGCAAAGGAAGCAGGCGTCCAAGACCCCGTGCAACCAGCAATGTCCATCACGAAATTTTTCAACAAGGTTGCCCCTTCCAGACTGTGATAAACTTCGGGGTGGAACTGGAGACCGTAAACGGGTTGGGCGAAAGCATCTTCCTTGGCCCTGAAGGCAGCCACTTCGATACTGTTTGATCCAGCTACCAACTCAAACTGCTCAGGCAATTGAATGATGGTATCACCATGCGACATCCAAACCTGAGAATCAGGAGACATCCCTTTCATCAAAGGATCGTGGGTCGCTTGGGTTTTCAAGCTGGCCTTGCCGTACTCTCGTTTTTGAGAACGTTCTACTTTGCCACCATAGTGGTTAGCCAAATATTGGGCACCATAGCAAACCCCAAGTAAGGGGCGCAGACCAATTACTTTTTCCAACTCAGGGTGGAGGGCATTGTCGTCTTTTACCGAAAATGGGCTCCCTGAGAGAATGACTCCCTTGTAGCTATCATCCAGCTCTGGAATTTTGTTGTAGGGGACAATTTCACTGTAAACATTGAGTTCACGGACCCGGCGGGCAATCAGTTGAGTATACTGTGATCCGAAATCGAGGATCAGGATTTTTTCATTCATGCAGCAAATATAGGCAAGTGACAGGTTAAAATTAAGGAAACCGAAATTTCCTCTTTGGCAAAATCAATTCCAGGTATAATCTTCCGGTACTTGGGCAATCACCGCAAAGGTATCCCCTTTGTTGGTCATGATAGATTGCCACAAAGCTTCCGGCTTTACATTAAAGAGATAATTCGCATCCATTGTTGCCAGCAACCAGGAGCCATACCCCATTTCATCAAGCAACTGGCCATCAGACCAGCCTGCGTAACCGACGAAGAAGCGTATTTGATTTGGGTTTATCAATTCGGAATGAATCAAAAATTTCAGCTTTTCGAAATCTCCACCCCAGTAAACGCCTTGAGCGACTTTCACACTTCCTTCCAGTAAATCGCCTACACTATGAAGGTAATGAACAGAGTCCATCTGCACGG is a window from the Lewinella sp. LCG006 genome containing:
- a CDS encoding YqgE/AlgH family protein codes for the protein MSELFLERGRILLAEPFMVDPNFKRAAVLLCDHSKEEGSVGFILNRPLQTKIDELIDDFPDFDAEVFFGGPVQMDSVHYLHSVGDLLEGSVKVAQGVYWGGDFEKLKFLIHSELINPNQIRFFVGYAGWSDGQLLDEMGYGSWLLATMDANYLFNVKPEALWQSIMTNKGDTFAVIAQVPEDYTWN